The Thiomonas sp. FB-Cd genome includes a window with the following:
- a CDS encoding IS200/IS605 family accessory protein TnpB-related protein has translation MAPVIFRSEGHALGVSPAVREDVERTVAAFRRVVRGLCGVMLVHWADISHGKVKCASIEDLFHKTAQRPQVQYPELGRMFGKMPSYLRRAAIEQAHGAVSSFLSNWNNFLDGQIGGRDREEGARPPRLGLNNVYPSLYGGNMILYGTGMRTVQIKLLGADGQWRFSEPLRVKGRFVRVQPKAAKLDQSPSLIVRGAKVVLSCPVALRPRNYVTNTDFVHGKHRICSVDVGINTAATAAIVDSTGTVIARTFLTCGRHNDQRDALASVIAAKHRQSGPHVRGQKHCSAIHRRIEGLSLDAARTLASRLAAFAAQHGAKAFAVEDLKGWKPKGPSKQQRKRFHRFQHRALIQALALKAQEMGLRVLEVYARGTSRWAYDGSGKVIRSKRNAQLATFASGKKYNADLNGALNIAARGLAMLLWLKPKEMQGAATGKSSGAVERMPLVLADIWAHARLLRGASNRQVSSDGHQGRGMSPDVDAPNTAPLGA, from the coding sequence ATGGCTCCAGTCATTTTTCGCTCCGAAGGTCATGCGCTTGGCGTTTCACCAGCAGTGCGCGAGGATGTCGAGCGCACGGTCGCCGCGTTTCGTCGTGTCGTGCGTGGACTGTGCGGCGTCATGCTGGTGCATTGGGCAGACATCTCGCACGGCAAGGTCAAATGCGCCAGCATCGAAGACTTGTTCCACAAGACCGCGCAGCGCCCGCAAGTCCAATACCCGGAGCTGGGTCGCATGTTCGGCAAGATGCCAAGCTACCTGCGCCGCGCAGCGATCGAACAAGCCCATGGCGCAGTCTCATCGTTTCTATCGAACTGGAACAACTTCCTCGACGGGCAGATCGGCGGGCGCGACCGCGAAGAAGGCGCCCGGCCCCCACGGCTCGGACTGAACAACGTCTACCCGTCGCTGTACGGCGGCAACATGATCCTCTATGGCACGGGCATGCGCACCGTGCAGATCAAGCTGCTGGGCGCAGACGGTCAGTGGCGGTTCAGCGAACCGCTGCGCGTCAAGGGCCGGTTCGTGCGCGTGCAGCCGAAGGCGGCCAAGCTCGACCAAAGCCCCTCGCTCATCGTGCGCGGCGCCAAGGTTGTGCTGTCCTGCCCGGTCGCGCTGCGCCCGAGAAACTACGTGACCAACACAGACTTCGTCCACGGCAAGCACCGCATCTGCAGCGTGGACGTGGGCATCAACACCGCAGCGACGGCCGCAATCGTCGACTCCACTGGCACGGTGATCGCCCGCACGTTCCTGACGTGCGGCAGGCACAACGACCAGCGCGACGCTCTTGCATCCGTCATCGCCGCCAAGCATCGCCAATCCGGCCCCCACGTGCGCGGCCAGAAGCATTGCTCGGCGATTCACCGCCGTATCGAGGGACTGAGCCTCGACGCGGCGCGCACCCTGGCGTCGCGCCTGGCAGCATTCGCCGCCCAGCATGGCGCCAAAGCCTTCGCCGTCGAAGATCTCAAGGGCTGGAAGCCCAAGGGGCCGTCGAAGCAGCAGCGCAAGCGCTTCCATCGCTTCCAGCATCGCGCGCTGATCCAGGCCCTTGCGCTCAAGGCGCAGGAGATGGGTCTGCGCGTGCTGGAGGTCTACGCCCGTGGCACCAGTCGATGGGCGTATGACGGCTCAGGCAAGGTCATTCGTTCGAAGCGAAATGCCCAACTGGCGACCTTCGCCTCGGGCAAGAAGTACAACGCCGATCTCAACGGCGCACTGAACATCGCGGCCCGAGGGCTGGCGATGCTCCTGTGGCTCAAGCCCAAAGAAATGCAAGGCGCGGCAACCGGCAAAAGCTCCGGCGCCGTGGAGAGAATGCCTCTGGTTCTCGCCGACATCTGGGCGCATGCCCGTCTGTTGCGTGGGGCATCTAACCGCCAAGTTTCATCGGACGGGCATCAAGGTCGCGGCATGAGTCCTGACGTTGATGCCCCGAATACAGCGCCTCTAGGCGCTTAG
- the tnpA gene encoding IS200/IS605 family transposase: MTMSDGFKTSNHAAYSLYYHIILTIKYRNRCLTVEMLDRLREIFTNVSASWRCRLIEFGGEADHVHLLIEGQPSMDLARFVGNLKTVSSRYIRKEFAQHLRKFFWKVQFWNNAYAVVSAGGHASIEQLLAYIQDQEQPPSAAHRLTRD; the protein is encoded by the coding sequence ATGACCATGTCTGACGGATTCAAGACAAGCAATCATGCGGCTTACAGCCTGTACTATCACATCATCCTCACAATTAAATACAGGAACAGGTGCCTGACCGTGGAGATGCTCGACCGACTGCGCGAAATCTTCACCAACGTCAGTGCGTCCTGGCGCTGCCGGCTGATCGAATTCGGCGGCGAGGCGGATCATGTACATCTACTGATCGAGGGGCAGCCCTCGATGGACCTTGCGCGATTCGTCGGAAATTTGAAAACCGTGAGTTCCCGCTACATCCGCAAGGAATTTGCGCAGCACTTGCGCAAGTTTTTCTGGAAGGTTCAGTTCTGGAACAACGCCTACGCAGTGGTCAGCGCGGGCGGACACGCGAGCATCGAACAGTTGCTCGCCTACATCCAGGATCAAGAACAGCCGCCATCGGCGGCTCACCGCTTGACCCGCGACTAA
- a CDS encoding EAL domain-containing protein: MLQPTKVEEADQTIEPYGPQAAVLLRAAQRHVQLLATRFADEFYGRLAERPAARAILATLGGEAMQTLKSHQTGHLQFLLSPDTMREQIIQRAQALGAIHALVGVTNSLLVQSLSIYRRLLGLHLNGVPMATKRRYSLALIIEARLQDDIQGQLEAAERTVAAYFGTLSRPFPALGMPWPDVSAFELNALGALPGIHGALLMRLNQEGVLTVERSAGPKAQGIMDVLQNPQTSVLIDPDSPRGQGLIAVAWRTLQAQSTPAYASDPRLQFWAEPARRLNIQSTLALPILDEAGHAVACVYLYGAFPNQFESDWIREFGRGLQRRWEQAWQRCRAKNVFALPESIAKSYRQQVFSGGLVMYGQPVVNLRTGAVHSVEALARLRLQDGTIVAPAKFLPLLGNAELEQLFKNGLDQALHGLITWDAESLQLTVAINLPPSALLNPDSPIWISHALRRHGVAPHRLSVELLETQEIDSAAQSEAIQQLTRLGVRLSMDDLGSGYSSLERLSILPFDVIKIDQGLLATMRTSPMRVLSLVGALIQIARDLERELVVEGLEDDGLIEAVTVLGATFGQGYALAKPMPLDAIAGWVRQFKLRMRSGQIRTPLGALAYHWAFMHSGDPPKPATALDTCPLTQFFRLHAPDDRDVNQWHAQIHSGNDPREASRLLTQWLVDRVRLA, translated from the coding sequence ATGCTGCAACCCACGAAAGTTGAAGAGGCCGATCAAACGATTGAGCCTTACGGGCCGCAAGCCGCCGTATTGCTGCGCGCAGCGCAGCGGCACGTTCAGCTGCTGGCGACCCGATTCGCCGATGAGTTCTACGGCAGACTCGCGGAGCGTCCCGCAGCACGTGCGATCCTTGCAACGCTGGGCGGCGAGGCCATGCAAACGCTGAAATCCCATCAGACGGGCCATCTGCAATTTCTGCTTTCGCCGGACACGATGCGCGAGCAAATCATCCAACGGGCTCAGGCACTGGGGGCAATCCATGCCTTGGTGGGTGTGACCAATTCGTTGCTGGTGCAATCGCTGTCGATTTATCGACGCTTGCTTGGCTTGCATTTGAATGGCGTCCCGATGGCCACGAAGCGCCGCTATTCGTTGGCTCTGATCATCGAGGCCCGACTGCAGGACGACATTCAGGGTCAACTCGAAGCGGCGGAGCGTACGGTCGCCGCGTATTTCGGGACGCTTTCGCGTCCGTTCCCCGCTCTTGGCATGCCATGGCCCGATGTATCGGCATTCGAGCTCAATGCATTGGGCGCTTTGCCTGGGATCCATGGGGCCTTGCTGATGCGCCTGAATCAAGAGGGCGTGTTGACGGTCGAGCGCAGCGCGGGCCCGAAGGCCCAAGGCATCATGGACGTTCTGCAAAATCCCCAGACGAGTGTACTGATTGACCCGGACTCGCCGAGGGGCCAGGGGCTGATCGCGGTCGCATGGCGAACACTGCAGGCGCAGAGCACGCCGGCCTATGCGAGCGATCCGCGCCTGCAGTTCTGGGCGGAGCCCGCACGGCGCCTGAACATTCAGTCGACCCTGGCGCTTCCCATTCTCGATGAGGCCGGCCATGCCGTCGCGTGCGTGTACCTGTATGGCGCGTTCCCGAACCAGTTTGAGTCGGACTGGATCCGGGAATTCGGGCGCGGGCTGCAACGCCGATGGGAGCAGGCGTGGCAACGCTGCCGCGCAAAAAATGTCTTTGCATTGCCGGAATCCATCGCCAAAAGCTACAGGCAGCAGGTCTTTTCGGGCGGCTTGGTGATGTATGGCCAACCCGTGGTCAACCTGCGCACGGGAGCCGTGCATTCAGTGGAAGCCCTTGCCCGTCTGCGGCTCCAGGACGGAACGATCGTCGCCCCCGCTAAATTCCTGCCTCTGCTGGGTAATGCGGAGTTGGAGCAACTTTTCAAGAACGGTCTGGACCAGGCGCTGCATGGCTTGATAACGTGGGACGCGGAGTCGTTGCAATTGACGGTTGCGATCAATCTTCCCCCATCAGCCTTGCTCAATCCCGACAGCCCAATTTGGATCAGCCATGCCTTGCGTCGCCATGGCGTTGCGCCCCATCGCCTGAGTGTCGAGCTGTTGGAGACGCAAGAGATCGACTCCGCGGCCCAGAGTGAAGCCATTCAACAGCTCACCCGGCTGGGGGTGCGGCTGTCCATGGATGACCTGGGGTCGGGCTATAGCAGCCTGGAGCGCCTGTCCATCTTGCCGTTTGATGTCATCAAGATCGACCAGGGCCTCCTCGCGACGATGCGCACGAGTCCCATGCGGGTGCTGAGCCTTGTGGGCGCACTCATCCAAATTGCGCGCGACCTGGAGCGCGAATTGGTTGTGGAGGGGTTGGAGGACGATGGACTGATCGAAGCCGTAACCGTTCTAGGGGCGACCTTTGGCCAAGGCTATGCACTTGCGAAGCCCATGCCGCTAGACGCCATTGCGGGGTGGGTGCGGCAATTCAAGCTGCGCATGCGGTCCGGTCAGATCCGCACCCCACTCGGGGCCTTGGCGTATCACTGGGCGTTCATGCACTCTGGGGATCCACCCAAGCCCGCGACGGCCCTGGACACGTGCCCATTGACGCAGTTCTTTCGTCTCCACGCCCCTGACGACCGCGACGTCAACCAGTGGCATGCACAAATTCATTCCGGCAATGACCCTCGGGAAGCGAGCCGGTTGTTGACACAGTGGCTTGTGGACAGGGTCCGCTTGGCCTAG
- a CDS encoding BON domain-containing protein, whose product MHLAEHHRVEQGNSCFLAGRCRLSNSFLYDKGIASALFPRLAADRALEGSSVWVLVQGRFVQFFGCVSHKGQIDHLEAIARQTPDVQAVLANVMVGIDSKPPYLTASPSLTCGQSLRGKGEKPCRTSHE is encoded by the coding sequence ATGCATTTGGCGGAGCATCATCGCGTCGAACAGGGCAACAGCTGTTTCCTCGCCGGACGGTGTCGGCTTTCAAACAGCTTTCTTTACGACAAGGGCATTGCCAGCGCTCTGTTTCCACGGTTGGCTGCTGACCGGGCATTGGAGGGATCTTCCGTATGGGTTTTGGTGCAGGGCCGATTCGTGCAGTTTTTCGGGTGCGTTAGTCATAAAGGCCAAATAGACCACCTGGAAGCCATTGCGAGGCAAACGCCAGATGTGCAGGCGGTCCTTGCCAATGTGATGGTGGGCATTGACTCCAAACCGCCCTATTTGACGGCCTCCCCATCCCTGACCTGTGGCCAAAGCTTGCGTGGAAAGGGCGAAAAGCCCTGCCGCACGTCGCACGAATGA
- a CDS encoding GGDEF domain-containing protein, translating to MTDQIQASGSFTVTHATAKAESRIAAAKRRMLLNEDVAADLARVSLNSIPVGFAGGVIPAAVLAWVLRGQVPAPALLLWFAWMVLAHSARLAIWFASRPEAKLQEHAGLWLLRARVSVLILGASWAVLPLFMFPTSPLDELFMATVIAAVCGAGVAQQSSDAPSALLYMLPSAITMGPRLLLSPEPVLQAAGYLAVLYFAYLALATRRIYASFLELSRLRANAERQSLYDPLTRLPNRSALSLRLNDALARAKREGTEIAVGYVDLDDFKRVNDTHGHDAGDALLREVARRWRDALRETELIARLGGDEFAIVIENIDPDSALGQLTAVFDRVHQAVGTPISVALNQFVEIGMTMGVARYPIDGTDADMLLRQADEAMYQLKRQKATRTRWWQLGVKETQAPRQELPRDP from the coding sequence ATGACTGATCAAATTCAAGCCAGCGGATCGTTCACGGTCACGCACGCGACCGCGAAAGCAGAGTCGCGAATTGCCGCCGCGAAACGGCGGATGCTCCTCAATGAGGACGTTGCCGCCGATCTGGCCAGGGTGTCGCTGAATTCGATCCCCGTCGGCTTCGCCGGCGGTGTGATCCCGGCGGCAGTCTTGGCATGGGTGTTGCGCGGGCAGGTGCCTGCGCCCGCGCTTTTGCTGTGGTTCGCGTGGATGGTCCTGGCGCACTCCGCGCGCCTCGCAATTTGGTTCGCTTCGCGGCCCGAAGCCAAGCTCCAGGAGCATGCCGGCCTCTGGCTCCTCCGAGCTCGGGTGAGCGTATTGATCCTTGGCGCCTCGTGGGCTGTGCTGCCCCTGTTCATGTTTCCGACGAGCCCGCTCGACGAGCTATTCATGGCGACCGTGATCGCTGCGGTCTGTGGCGCAGGGGTGGCGCAGCAGTCGTCCGACGCGCCCTCGGCGCTGCTCTACATGTTGCCCTCGGCCATCACGATGGGGCCTCGCCTGTTGCTATCGCCCGAGCCCGTGCTCCAGGCGGCAGGCTATCTCGCGGTCCTGTATTTTGCCTATCTTGCCCTGGCAACCCGGCGCATCTACGCGTCCTTCCTGGAGCTGTCGCGGCTGCGCGCCAACGCAGAACGGCAATCGCTCTACGACCCGTTGACGAGGCTGCCCAACCGCAGTGCATTGAGCTTGCGGCTGAATGATGCACTCGCGCGCGCAAAGCGTGAAGGCACCGAGATTGCTGTTGGCTACGTTGACCTGGACGACTTCAAGCGTGTGAACGACACGCATGGACACGACGCGGGGGATGCATTGCTGCGCGAGGTCGCACGGCGTTGGCGCGACGCGTTGCGCGAAACGGAATTGATCGCCCGGCTCGGCGGAGATGAATTTGCCATCGTCATCGAGAACATTGATCCAGACAGCGCGCTGGGGCAGCTCACTGCCGTTTTCGATCGTGTCCACCAAGCCGTGGGCACACCGATCTCCGTTGCACTGAATCAATTCGTGGAAATTGGCATGACGATGGGGGTGGCGCGCTATCCGATTGATGGGACCGACGCCGACATGCTCCTGCGGCAAGCCGATGAGGCCATGTATCAGTTGAAGCGTCAGAAAGCGACCCGCACCCGTTGGTGGCAGCTTGGCGTCAAGGAGACCCAAGCACCACGGCAGGAGTTGCCGCGTGATCCATAG
- the arfB gene encoding alternative ribosome rescue aminoacyl-tRNA hydrolase ArfB: MPHVVSEAEVEFSAVRAQGPGGQNVHKVSSAVHLRFDIRASSLPPDVKDRFLALSDQRINKDGVIVIKAQASRSHEKNKAAALERLQALVAEASHKPRIRRPTKPTFGSRQRRLVSKALRSGVKASRGKVRD; encoded by the coding sequence ATGCCGCACGTGGTATCGGAAGCCGAAGTCGAATTCAGCGCGGTGCGAGCGCAGGGGCCGGGCGGGCAGAACGTTCACAAGGTCTCGAGCGCCGTGCACTTGCGCTTCGATATCCGGGCGTCGTCTCTTCCGCCGGACGTCAAGGACAGGTTCCTCGCCCTGTCCGACCAGCGCATCAACAAGGACGGCGTCATCGTCATCAAGGCGCAAGCCTCCCGAAGCCACGAGAAAAACAAGGCAGCGGCCCTGGAGCGCCTTCAGGCCCTGGTTGCCGAGGCTTCGCACAAGCCACGCATTCGCCGGCCCACCAAGCCAACCTTTGGCTCAAGGCAGCGTCGCTTGGTTTCGAAGGCCCTTCGATCGGGCGTCAAGGCTTCGCGTGGAAAGGTTCGGGATTAA
- a CDS encoding NADH-quinone oxidoreductase subunit L, translated as MDRSVLLHLATALAPATLMATVTLSSRLRWLHEASLWRRFNVLSGAALLCALTSLALQWVQPAPPWGATALPQLPWLALSRLSALLAVLVQLLGTVIGVFSSRYLQGEPGRARYVAALGGVLAAVHLLLLANHWLVLTAAWAAVGVALQHLLCFYSDRAFALLAAHKKRIADRLADIFLLGAATLAWWNVGSGSFTDLRQHLAHGDASIWLQMSAVCMVVAVMLRTALMPVHGWLIQVMEAPTPVSALLHAGVVNLGGFVLIRFAPLIGASPAARWLLVAFGLGTALLAGLVMLTRISIKVRLAWSTVAQMGFMVLECGLGLYSLAALHLIGHSLYKAHAFLSASSVVQRTKLQMMRGAATPSVFSLVAAPALTILIIGLIQFLVTEAAWPWWWSGVLAFAWAPLLWLPDPRGDNAQSALWRGLAGLCMVSGLTTVLLLTHAAPLGVTDRPQGQAGLVALFAMAVMYVCLILLQLRPQTLAGWRRWSYAGFYLDEIYTRLALRLWATRWALPPAHPHGHPMSDTTAALVSP; from the coding sequence ATGGATCGATCCGTTCTTTTGCATTTGGCCACGGCCTTGGCGCCTGCCACCTTGATGGCGACGGTCACGCTGTCGTCCCGGTTGCGCTGGTTGCACGAAGCGTCGCTCTGGAGACGATTCAACGTCCTGTCGGGAGCGGCACTGCTGTGTGCGCTGACGTCCCTCGCCCTGCAATGGGTCCAGCCGGCGCCGCCCTGGGGCGCAACGGCGCTGCCGCAACTCCCTTGGCTGGCCCTGAGCCGGCTGAGCGCCTTGCTCGCCGTGCTGGTCCAACTGCTTGGAACCGTCATCGGCGTCTTTTCGTCCCGTTATCTGCAAGGCGAGCCGGGCCGAGCACGCTATGTCGCCGCGCTCGGCGGCGTATTGGCCGCGGTGCACCTGCTCTTGCTGGCGAATCACTGGCTGGTATTGACTGCCGCGTGGGCCGCAGTCGGCGTGGCTCTGCAGCATCTGCTGTGCTTTTATTCCGACCGCGCGTTCGCGTTGCTCGCAGCACATAAAAAGCGCATTGCAGACCGGCTGGCGGACATCTTTCTTCTCGGTGCGGCCACCTTGGCATGGTGGAACGTGGGCAGCGGATCGTTTACCGATCTTCGGCAACACCTGGCCCATGGCGACGCCTCGATCTGGCTGCAGATGAGTGCCGTGTGCATGGTTGTGGCCGTGATGCTGCGTACGGCGTTGATGCCTGTGCATGGCTGGCTGATCCAGGTCATGGAGGCGCCGACGCCGGTTTCCGCTTTGCTACACGCCGGCGTCGTCAATCTCGGCGGCTTTGTGCTCATCCGCTTCGCCCCCCTGATCGGGGCCTCGCCGGCGGCACGCTGGCTACTGGTCGCATTCGGGCTTGGAACCGCGTTACTGGCAGGACTGGTCATGCTGACCCGCATCAGCATCAAGGTCCGATTGGCATGGTCCACCGTGGCGCAGATGGGCTTCATGGTGCTCGAGTGCGGCTTGGGTCTGTACTCACTGGCAGCGCTGCACCTCATTGGCCATTCGCTCTACAAAGCGCACGCCTTCCTGTCCGCATCCTCGGTCGTGCAGCGCACCAAGCTGCAGATGATGCGCGGCGCGGCTACGCCTTCAGTGTTCAGCCTGGTCGCGGCGCCGGCACTGACCATCCTGATCATCGGGCTGATTCAGTTCCTCGTCACGGAAGCGGCGTGGCCGTGGTGGTGGAGTGGTGTGCTGGCCTTCGCATGGGCCCCCCTGCTGTGGCTGCCCGACCCGCGTGGCGACAACGCGCAGTCGGCCTTGTGGCGCGGGCTGGCGGGCTTGTGCATGGTGTCGGGCCTCACCACGGTTCTCCTGCTGACGCATGCGGCCCCGCTTGGCGTCACGGACCGGCCACAAGGTCAGGCCGGCCTCGTCGCACTGTTTGCAATGGCCGTGATGTACGTGTGCCTCATCCTCCTGCAGCTGCGCCCCCAGACCCTGGCGGGCTGGCGGCGCTGGAGTTACGCAGGCTTCTATTTGGACGAGATCTACACACGCCTGGCACTGCGCCTTTGGGCAACACGGTGGGCCCTGCCGCCTGCGCATCCCCATGGCCACCCGATGAGCGACACCACTGCTGCTCTTGTCTCCCCGTAA
- a CDS encoding YbcC family protein has translation MTDETLSRRIGAACEQACQAIAPVWPLDRAIAVNPHWARTSRPVRQVAARMAVLAGIQVFPPRSYQRQAWQAGRITRADLADALAMLSHDHPDGLSAAQCIAALDCAPRLPQMPLMIDVLDDDPGRQSRLSWRQAITHQVSQTCAAYFDRHQADWQPERPQGLYAFWRHTLMHDHGIGLLMGLPDLHRWLDALPATSQDAERWVMRRLELPHEVWADYLEAVLLTVNGWASWCAYLGLQASLEGKTDSHLRDLLAIRLAWGALLLESKNDAVTRQAFAALQAAWSQAPAHLRQVEEALVIDEVWQLALEAGYQRQLARRLGAHTHALKEVPNEPHAIEVQAVFCIDVRSEPLRRALEATWPAVQTIGFAGFFGLPVAYTPLATHARWPQLPGLLAPALEVTDRIMPAISLNSADGQHLSRAAGKARHRRFAWSQQWLAGSRWPSAAFSFVEATGVGYVGKLLQGLSPSTRSPARDTLAGLPSRYRPVCRPTLMDLDLHAKVALASRVLHAAGLDQGLAPLVLLVGHGSQSVNNAHAAALDCGACCGQTGEVNARVLAQLLNESQVRVGLQSCGISIPEQTAFVAVLHNTTTDEMHGFDLDLLPPAARGRWDRMQTVLAHACDQVRRERAARLGLNPRADHGKLLTQLRRRANDGAQTRPEWGLAGNAAFIMAPRRRTLGADLGGRCFLHDYDAGNDPDGSVLELLMTAPMLVTHWINWQYHASTCDPLRLGGGNKVLHNVVGGHIGVFEGNGGDLRIGLSHQALHDGERWIHEPLRLSVFIEAPERRIEDILARHASVRQLVDNRWLHLYRIASDGSMTRRAAPQIWAAA, from the coding sequence ATGACCGATGAAACCTTGTCAAGGCGAATCGGCGCCGCCTGTGAGCAAGCCTGCCAGGCGATCGCCCCTGTGTGGCCACTGGATCGGGCGATCGCCGTCAATCCACACTGGGCACGAACGAGCAGGCCCGTGCGCCAGGTCGCGGCCCGCATGGCGGTTCTGGCCGGCATTCAGGTGTTTCCTCCGCGCAGCTACCAGCGGCAAGCGTGGCAAGCCGGGCGCATCACGCGAGCCGATCTCGCCGATGCGCTGGCCATGCTGTCGCATGACCATCCCGATGGGCTGAGCGCCGCGCAGTGCATCGCCGCCCTGGACTGCGCACCCCGCTTGCCGCAAATGCCCCTCATGATCGATGTGTTGGATGACGATCCAGGGCGTCAGTCCCGTCTGTCATGGCGGCAGGCCATTACCCATCAGGTCAGCCAGACCTGCGCCGCCTATTTCGATCGGCACCAGGCCGACTGGCAGCCTGAGCGTCCTCAGGGCTTATATGCCTTTTGGAGGCACACGCTCATGCACGACCATGGCATCGGCCTGTTAATGGGCTTGCCCGATCTGCACCGGTGGCTCGACGCACTGCCCGCCACGAGCCAGGATGCCGAGCGATGGGTCATGCGGCGCCTTGAGTTGCCGCACGAGGTCTGGGCGGACTATCTGGAGGCGGTCCTGCTCACCGTCAATGGCTGGGCATCGTGGTGCGCCTACCTGGGCTTGCAGGCCAGCCTGGAAGGGAAGACTGATTCCCATTTGCGAGACTTGCTGGCCATTCGACTTGCCTGGGGCGCACTCTTGCTGGAGAGCAAGAACGATGCTGTCACGCGGCAAGCCTTTGCGGCCCTGCAGGCCGCGTGGAGTCAAGCACCAGCGCATCTTCGGCAGGTGGAAGAGGCGCTGGTGATCGACGAGGTCTGGCAACTGGCACTCGAAGCGGGCTACCAGCGCCAACTGGCGCGCAGGCTCGGCGCGCATACCCATGCCCTGAAGGAAGTCCCGAACGAACCGCACGCGATCGAGGTGCAAGCGGTCTTTTGCATTGATGTGCGCAGCGAGCCCCTTCGGCGCGCCCTCGAGGCGACCTGGCCTGCCGTGCAGACCATTGGATTTGCCGGCTTCTTCGGGCTTCCCGTAGCGTATACACCGCTGGCTACGCACGCGCGTTGGCCACAGTTACCAGGACTGTTGGCTCCTGCACTGGAAGTGACCGACCGCATCATGCCCGCAATCTCGTTGAACAGCGCTGATGGCCAGCACCTCAGTCGCGCTGCGGGCAAGGCGCGACACCGGCGCTTCGCCTGGTCGCAGCAGTGGCTCGCCGGCAGCCGCTGGCCCAGTGCGGCGTTCTCCTTTGTGGAAGCGACCGGCGTGGGTTACGTCGGCAAGCTCTTGCAAGGGTTGAGTCCGTCGACCCGCTCACCGGCGCGCGACACCTTGGCAGGATTGCCCTCGCGATACCGGCCCGTCTGCCGGCCAACCCTCATGGATCTCGACCTCCACGCCAAGGTGGCGCTGGCCTCGCGCGTGCTTCACGCCGCGGGCCTTGATCAAGGGCTTGCGCCTCTGGTTTTGCTGGTCGGGCATGGCAGTCAGAGCGTGAACAACGCGCACGCCGCCGCGCTCGATTGCGGAGCCTGCTGCGGCCAGACGGGCGAAGTCAACGCGCGTGTGCTGGCCCAGCTACTCAACGAGTCGCAAGTGCGAGTCGGCTTGCAAAGCTGCGGCATCTCGATTCCCGAGCAAACGGCATTTGTTGCCGTTCTGCACAACACGACCACCGATGAAATGCATGGCTTCGATCTCGATCTCTTGCCGCCTGCCGCCCGAGGCCGCTGGGATCGGATGCAGACGGTGCTCGCCCACGCCTGCGATCAGGTCCGCCGCGAACGCGCCGCGCGCCTCGGCCTGAATCCGCGCGCCGACCACGGCAAACTTCTTACACAGCTGCGCCGCCGGGCCAACGATGGTGCCCAGACCCGGCCTGAATGGGGGCTGGCAGGCAACGCCGCGTTCATCATGGCGCCACGCCGTCGTACCCTCGGCGCCGATCTCGGCGGGCGCTGCTTCTTGCACGATTACGACGCCGGGAACGATCCGGATGGAAGCGTGCTGGAGTTGTTGATGACGGCGCCCATGCTGGTGACCCATTGGATCAACTGGCAATACCACGCGTCAACCTGCGATCCGCTGAGACTGGGGGGCGGAAACAAGGTACTCCACAACGTGGTGGGTGGCCACATCGGCGTGTTCGAAGGCAATGGCGGCGATCTGCGCATTGGCCTGTCCCATCAGGCTTTGCATGACGGCGAGCGCTGGATTCACGAGCCCCTGCGCTTGAGCGTCTTCATCGAAGCGCCAGAGCGTCGAATCGAGGACATCCTCGCACGCCACGCATCGGTTCGACAGCTGGTCGACAACCGTTGGCTTCATCTGTATCGCATTGCGAGCGACGGAAGCATGACCCGGCGGGCCGCACCACAAATTTGGGCGGCGGCGTGA